A portion of the Melanotaenia boesemani isolate fMelBoe1 chromosome 2, fMelBoe1.pri, whole genome shotgun sequence genome contains these proteins:
- the gcdhb gene encoding glutaryl-CoA dehydrogenase b isoform X1 → MALRSTVCRLLVNPHRCALISASRAHGTAAPAPYDAERPQKSKAPAKVQFDWRDALDLEGQLTEEEIMIRDSFRTYCQDKLMPRILMANRNEVFHREIVSEMGEMGVLGPTIKGFGCAGTSYVAYGLIAREVEKVDSGYRSVMSVQSSLVMHPINAYGTEEQKQKYLPKLARGELLGCFGLTEPNHGSDPGSMETRARYNPSSRTYTLSGSKTWITNSPVADIAVVWAKCDDGKVRGFILERGMKGLSTPKIEGKFSLRASATGMILMDEVEVPEENLLPKVSGLGGPFGCLNNARYGIAWGALGAAEFCFHAARQYTLDRIQFGVPLARNQLMQKKMADMLTEITIGLQSCLQLGRLIDEKKAAPEMISMLKRNSCGKALDIARQTRDMLGGNGISDEYHIIRHVMNLEAVNTYEGTHDIHALILGRAITGLQSFTVDK, encoded by the exons ATGGCACTTAGAAGCACTGTGTGCCGTCTTTTGGTAAATCCTCACAGATGTGCGCTCATCTCAGCTTCAAGAGCCCACGGAACTGCAGCACCTGCCCCATACG ATGCAGAGAGGCCTCAAAAGTCTAAAGCAC CAGCAAAGGTCCAGTTCGACTGGCGCGATGCCCTGGACCTCGAGGGCCAGCTGACGGAGGAGGAGATCATGATCAGGGATTCCTTCCGAACCTACTGCCAAGACAAGCTCATGCCTCGCATCCTGATGGCAAACAGGAACGAAG TGTTTCACAGAGAAATTGTGTCAGAAATGGGAGAGATGGGGGTCCTGGGCCCGACTATTAAAG GTTTCGGCTGTGCTGGGACGAGTTACGTGGCCTACGGTTTGATTGCCAGAGAAGTGGAGAAAGTGGACAGCGGCTATCGCTCCGTTATGAGCGTGCAGTCATCACTGGTCATGCACCCCATTAACGCCTATGGCACAGAGGAGCAGAAACAGAAGTACCTCCCCAAGCTGG CTCGTGGAGAGCTTCTGGGCTGCTTTGGCCTGACGGAGCCAAACCACGGCAGCGACCCCGGCAGCATGGAAACCAGAGCCAGATACAACCCGTCCAGTCGCACCTACACCCTCTCCGGCTCCAAGACTTG GATCACCAACTCTCCAGTGGCAGATATTGCAGTGGTCTGGGCTAAATGTGACGACGGGAAGGTCCGTGGTTTCATCTTAGAGCGCGGCATGAAGGGCCTCTCCACACCAAAGATCGAAGGAAAGTTCTCTCTGAGAGCTTCGGCTACTGGGATGATCCTCATGGACGAGGTGGAGGTTCCTGAGGAGAACCTGCTGCCTAAAGTCTCTGGTTTGGGG GGTCCTTTTGGCTGCCTGAACAACGCCCGTTATGGCATCGCATGGGGCGCACTGGGTGCTGCCGAGTTCTGTTTCCACGCAGCTCGTCAGTACACACTCGACAG AATCCAGTTTGGTGTTCCTCTGGCAAGAAATCAGCTGATGCAGAAGAAAATGGCCGACATGTTGACAGAGATCACCATCGGGCTGCAGTCCTGTCTGCAGCTGGGCCGACTTATTGATgagaaaaa AGCGGCGCCGGAGATGATCTCCATGCTGAAGAGGAACAGCTGCGGTAAAGCCCTGGACATCGCCAGGCAGACCAGAGACATGCTGGGAGGAAACGGCATCTCAGACGAGTACCACATCATCCGCCACGTCATGAACCTGGAGGCTGTCAACACGTACGAAG GAACTCATGATATCCACGCTCTGATCCTGGGCAGAGCCATCACCGGGCTGCAGTCCTTCACCGTGGACAAATAG
- the gcdhb gene encoding glutaryl-CoA dehydrogenase b isoform X2 has product MALRSTVCRLLVNPHRCALISASRAHGTAAPAPYDAERPQKSKAPKVQFDWRDALDLEGQLTEEEIMIRDSFRTYCQDKLMPRILMANRNEVFHREIVSEMGEMGVLGPTIKGFGCAGTSYVAYGLIAREVEKVDSGYRSVMSVQSSLVMHPINAYGTEEQKQKYLPKLARGELLGCFGLTEPNHGSDPGSMETRARYNPSSRTYTLSGSKTWITNSPVADIAVVWAKCDDGKVRGFILERGMKGLSTPKIEGKFSLRASATGMILMDEVEVPEENLLPKVSGLGGPFGCLNNARYGIAWGALGAAEFCFHAARQYTLDRIQFGVPLARNQLMQKKMADMLTEITIGLQSCLQLGRLIDEKKAAPEMISMLKRNSCGKALDIARQTRDMLGGNGISDEYHIIRHVMNLEAVNTYEGTHDIHALILGRAITGLQSFTVDK; this is encoded by the exons ATGGCACTTAGAAGCACTGTGTGCCGTCTTTTGGTAAATCCTCACAGATGTGCGCTCATCTCAGCTTCAAGAGCCCACGGAACTGCAGCACCTGCCCCATACG ATGCAGAGAGGCCTCAAAAGTCTAAAGCAC CAAAGGTCCAGTTCGACTGGCGCGATGCCCTGGACCTCGAGGGCCAGCTGACGGAGGAGGAGATCATGATCAGGGATTCCTTCCGAACCTACTGCCAAGACAAGCTCATGCCTCGCATCCTGATGGCAAACAGGAACGAAG TGTTTCACAGAGAAATTGTGTCAGAAATGGGAGAGATGGGGGTCCTGGGCCCGACTATTAAAG GTTTCGGCTGTGCTGGGACGAGTTACGTGGCCTACGGTTTGATTGCCAGAGAAGTGGAGAAAGTGGACAGCGGCTATCGCTCCGTTATGAGCGTGCAGTCATCACTGGTCATGCACCCCATTAACGCCTATGGCACAGAGGAGCAGAAACAGAAGTACCTCCCCAAGCTGG CTCGTGGAGAGCTTCTGGGCTGCTTTGGCCTGACGGAGCCAAACCACGGCAGCGACCCCGGCAGCATGGAAACCAGAGCCAGATACAACCCGTCCAGTCGCACCTACACCCTCTCCGGCTCCAAGACTTG GATCACCAACTCTCCAGTGGCAGATATTGCAGTGGTCTGGGCTAAATGTGACGACGGGAAGGTCCGTGGTTTCATCTTAGAGCGCGGCATGAAGGGCCTCTCCACACCAAAGATCGAAGGAAAGTTCTCTCTGAGAGCTTCGGCTACTGGGATGATCCTCATGGACGAGGTGGAGGTTCCTGAGGAGAACCTGCTGCCTAAAGTCTCTGGTTTGGGG GGTCCTTTTGGCTGCCTGAACAACGCCCGTTATGGCATCGCATGGGGCGCACTGGGTGCTGCCGAGTTCTGTTTCCACGCAGCTCGTCAGTACACACTCGACAG AATCCAGTTTGGTGTTCCTCTGGCAAGAAATCAGCTGATGCAGAAGAAAATGGCCGACATGTTGACAGAGATCACCATCGGGCTGCAGTCCTGTCTGCAGCTGGGCCGACTTATTGATgagaaaaa AGCGGCGCCGGAGATGATCTCCATGCTGAAGAGGAACAGCTGCGGTAAAGCCCTGGACATCGCCAGGCAGACCAGAGACATGCTGGGAGGAAACGGCATCTCAGACGAGTACCACATCATCCGCCACGTCATGAACCTGGAGGCTGTCAACACGTACGAAG GAACTCATGATATCCACGCTCTGATCCTGGGCAGAGCCATCACCGGGCTGCAGTCCTTCACCGTGGACAAATAG